The genomic region AGCCCCTTTAATTTAACAAACGTTGGAAAAGCAGAAGAATTCATTGGCAAAGAATATCCTACCTTTTTTGACTTAAAAAAACAGTTTACTCCTGAAAAACCAAAACATTGTCCATCTAATCACCGTTTCCGAATACAGTTTCAAACTGATGCAGATAATGACTATTTAACAAGAGATGATTTTCGCGGAGAATTCAGACTAATTTACAAAGGAAAAGAATATAATCACTATATAATCAGTTTATGGGATGGAACAGCCAATTTAACATGTGAACTACCAGAAGATGTGAATCAAGGTGATATCATTGAATTTAGAGTTGAAGTAGATGATAGAACCCAAATTGACCCTTTTGAAAATAAATTCTATGTTATTGTTGATCCTCCGGCAAATAACGATAAACCTGGAAATGGAAAGAGATCCAAACCCGCAGGGGGTAATGGAAATAGACAGAAAGCCCCATCTGCTTTAAATTTACCTAACATTTATCCTGTAAAAACTGATGAATGGAATAATCATAATTTCGATGGAGAAAGTGCATTAAGAGTTGAAGATGCAGGTGATGAAGGATATGATTTCTATATCAATATGGATAATGTGTATTTATTAAATGAAATTAAATCACGTACAAAAATAGATCCAAAAATCCTGGAATCACAGTTCCAATATGGGATGGTCTTAATTGGACTATCTCTCCTAAATCAATTAAGTTCTAATGATAAAGATGATGAAAGAGACATAGAAAAAGAAATAAGCTTAACTACCAAAGCAATAGCGCCAATGCTATTACCTATGATAATATCTCTAGGAGAACTAGAAAATACTTAAATGGAGACAATACTATGGCAAATACTATTAAATTACCTAAATGGTTAGAAGATAGACATACAATACTATGGAACACTTTTAAAGATAACGAATTTAAAATGGAAGATGCAATTAATGCCCTTGAAGGAACAGAATCTGGTAAAAAAGGAGTTGATAAAAAGGGTGTTACTGTAGTGATGTCAGAGTTAAGGAAAGCAGGATGGTTAAATGTAAGTTTTGATAAAGAAGACTCCCGTAAAAGAATTTACAACCTTAAAAGTAAAGAACAGATAATCAAAGAGCAGTTAACCCTAAAAGAAGGAAAATTAACTCGAAGTGACATCATAGCAATCCTAAAAAAGGCAGCAGACCTCATTAGAACCCGTGTTGACTACAAATTCATACTAGTCTTACTCTTCCTAAAAGAAATTAGCGATAAATGGGATACTGAATACGAAAGGGCTTATAAAGAGGCAATTGAAGACGGTTTAAATGAGAAAGAAGCTGCTATAGAGGCAAGCGAACCTTCATTCCACGATTTTGATCTACCTGAAGAATACAAATGGGATAATTTAAGAAAAGATGTAGAAAACCTTCCTGAAAACTTTTCCAATGCCTTAAAAACAATTGCTGAGAAAAATACGCAACTCAAAGGGGTTATTGACTCATTTGATTTCGTTGAATTTACTCAAAGCAGAGAAAATGCAGAAATATTAAGGCAATTAGTTGAGCTATTCAGTGAGAAGAAACTCCATAATGTTGACCCAGATATACTTGGAGATGCTTATGAATGGATATTAAGCTATTTTGCACCACAAAAAGCGAAAGAAGGGGAAGTATATACTCCCAGGGAAGTTATCAAACTACTTGTGGAAATATTGGACCCTAAACCTGAAGAAAGCGTTTATGATCCTGCATCTGCGTCTAATGGTATGCTTATAATCTCACATAAACATGTCAAAGATAATTATGGTAAAGATGCAGCTGACAAGTTATTCCTTTATGGTCAAGAAGTGAATCAGAAAACTTTGGCACTTGGAACAATGAATTTGTATATTCACGATATCAAAAATGCCAATGTAGCTCAAGGAGACACTTTGCTATATCCTAAATTCAAAGAGGGCAATGGGGTAAAACAGTTCGATGTTGTCATAGCTAATCCTCCATGGAATTTAGATGGATTTCCAGAGGATACCTTAAAGAAAGGTGATTTCTGGAAACAAAGATACAGTTATGGCTTTGTTGGTAAACAATCTGCGGATTGGGCCTGGATACAACATATGATCGCATCAGCAAAAGACAATACTGGACGTATAGGGATAGTAATTGATAATGGGGCCTTGTTTAGAGGAGGAAAGGAAAAAAAGATACGTACAAGCATAATAAAAGAGGACCTAATAGATTGTGTAATTCTTTTACCAGAAAAACTCTTTTACAATACTGGAGCACCAGGGGCAATTATCGTTCTTAACGAAAGTAAATCAGAAGTCCGGAAGGGAAAAGTTCTATTCATCAACGCTAGTCAAGAATTTGAACAACATCCTGAAGTCAGAAAACTGAAAATTTTAGGTGAAGACAATATAAAAAAAGTAGCAGAAATTTATCGTGAATTTAATGACAATGATGGATTTGCTAAAGTTATAACACTAGAAGAAATCAAAGAGAATGATTATAACCTTAATGTTTCTTTATATGCATTTCCAGAAGATAAAATTGAAGATATTGACATAGCAAAAGAATGGGAAGACTTAAAAAAACTCGAACTTGAGCTTCAGGCTATTGATGAAAAGGTAAGGGGTTACCTAGAGGAGGTGCTCTAATGGAATGTAAGACAACTACTATTGGAGCAATACCTGTTGATTGGGATTTAAAACGAGTTAAAGATATTTTTGATGTTAAGACAGGTACAACACCCTCAACTAAAAAACAGGAATATTGGGAAGATGGAACAATTACTTGGATAACACCAGCGGATATGAGTAAACTGGATGGAATATCAATAAAGGATAGTAACCGTAAAGTTACCAAAAAAGCCTTAAAAGAAAATAATTTAAATTTAATTCCAAAAAAATCAATCATTTTATCTACAAGAGCACCAGTAGGTTATGTTGCACTAAATATTGAAGAAAGTACCTTCAATCAAGGCTGTAAAGGATTAGTTCCTAAAAACCCAGATACTACAGATACTCTATTCTATTCTTATTATCTTTTAAGTAAGAACAATAGACTACAACAGTTAAGCGGAGGTAGTACTTTCAAGGAATTGGCCAAAGATACATTAATGAAATTTGATTTACCTGTTCCTTCAATTCATGAACAACGGAAAATCGCTGAAATACTTTCAGTAACTGACCAGGCAATCCAAAAATCAGATGAAATCATAACCAAAACAGAAAGGTTCAAAAAAGGGATAATGCAAAAGCTTTTAACCAGGGGCATTGGGCATAATGAGTATAAAAGTACTAAAATTGGTGAAATTCCAGTAGATTGGAATTTAGTAAGTTTAATGGAAATTGCAGATAATGAAAGTGATATAGTAGCAGGGCCATTTGGATCTAATCTTAAAGTCAGCGATTATACAAAGGAAGGAGTTCCTATAATAAGACTTCAAAATATAGAAAGAAATCAGTTCGTAAATAAGGACATTAAGTTTACCTCTCAAGAAAAAGCTAAAGAATTGAAATATCATTCTTTTAAAGCTGGAGATATTGTTCTGGCAAAGTTAGGAGATCCAATCGGAAAAACATGCTTAGTGCCTTCTTTTCTGAAAGAAGGATTAATAGTAGCGGATGTGGTGAGAATTAGGCCCTCTTCTAAAAAAGCTAATAAAATCTTCATTGAATATGTGCTTAATTCAGTAGCAGTATCAAATCAATTTAAAATGGAAACTATAGGTAGTACAAGACCTCGTGTGAATCTTTCTCAAGTTAGAAAATTAAAAATACCTTTACCTCGATTGAATGAACAAGAAAAAATTGGCGAAATCCTTTTAAACGTAGATAAAAAGCTCGAATTTGAAAATAAAAGGAAGCTAAAATTTGAAAAAGTGAAAAAAGGGTTAATGAATGACTTTTTAACTGGCCATAAGAGAGTTAAGTTAGATACATAGGAGTGATGTTATGTCTGGCTTTGATGAAGAAATGCTGGAAGATTATGTTATTGAACAATTTGAGAAGGACGGATGGAAATTTGTTAAGTCAGCATTCCTTAATAGAGATACCAACGAGGATATTCTGTTAGAAAGTGATCTGATGCGCGCTATTAAACGCATCAATCACAATAAAGACCTTGATGATGATGAAATAATACAGGCCATCAAAGAGCTTAAACTCAAGCCAAGTACCTCCGAAGGACTTAAACAAGTTCTTAACATGTTAAAATATGGAGTAACCATCGTATCGAAAAGAGGAAGGGAAATAAAGAAAATAAATCTCTTTGATTTCTCTAATATTAAACTTAATGAGTATATTGTTTCCAGACAAGTAATTTACCATGGAAAAGAAGAAATAAGAACTGATGTGATGCTTTATGTTAATGGTATCCCCCTAGCTAATATTGAACTTAAAAATCCGGCAAGTTTCTCAGAAACCTGGTATAATGCCTATTTGCAGATTAAAGGGTATGAAAAAGATGTTCCTGAGCTTTATAAGTATGTACAAATAGGTGTGGCAGCAGAACAAAATGCCTTGTATTTCCCTATTGTTCCTCAGCTTGAAGATGTTAATAAATCAGAATGGAAAGAAGACGATGCAGACCCTGTAAATTCTGTTATTAAAATGTTATCTAAAGAAAGGATATTGGACTTAATACGTAACTACATTTTTATCCGAGAAGAGGCGGGAATGGGAACAAAAGTAATTGCCAGATATATGCAGTACCAGGCATCAGAGAGAATAGTTAACCGTGTTTTAAACCAAATGGAAGGAATAGATGATAAAAAAAATGGTCTCATTTGGCACTGGCAAGGATCAGGTAAGACATTGACTATGATATTTGCAGCCAATAAGCTCTATCACCTTCAAAAACTTGAAAATCCTTCAATATTTTTCATTTTAGATAGATTAGATCTGGAAAATCAATTATACCAAGAATTTACAGCTTTAGATTCAATTCATCCCGAAATTATACATAATATTGATGAATTAAAAAGTTTAATCCTTCACGATGAATACAAAGGTAAAAAGGGGATATTTATTACTATAATGCAAAGATTTAAGCCCGGACAATTAGATAAAGTACAAGAAGATCTTGAAAAACTTGAAGAAATGGATAAGAACACGATATCTTCAAGGGAAAATGTAATTACTTTCATAGATGAAGGCCACAGAACGCAATATGGTACTTTAGCTGGGCAAATGAGGAAAATACTCAAATCAGGGTTTTTCTTTGCATTTACTGGTACTCCTATCGCCAAAAAAGAAAAAGATACTTATAATAAATTTGCATATCCTTCAGATAATGAGGCATATTTGCATCGCTATTTTATCATTGAATCCATAAAAGATGGATTTACTTTGAAGATTGTATATAAGCCAATAGTAGAAAGAGACATTCGTTTAGATAAAAATTCTATAAAAGCATTTTCAGAGGTTGAATTTGACGAATTACCAGAAGAAATCCAAGATGATGTAGAAATTAGGGTTAAAAGTAAGCTCAATGCCATCAATGTGTTCCTAGAAAATCCAAAAAGGATAGAAAAGGTAGCAAAAGATATTGCTGATAATTTTAAAGAAAATTTGGATGGTAAGTTTAAGGCAATGGTCGTTGCAGCCACTAGATCAGCATGTGTACAATATAAACGAGCTTTGGACAAATTCTTACCTCCAGAATATTCTGAAGTGATTATGACGTATCATAAAATAAAAGATCCACAAGCTAATCAAATAATAAAAGAATATGAAGAAGAGTTAAAGACCAAATACAATCGTAAGAATACAGAAGATATTAAAAAAGAAGTTATTGAGAACTTCAAAGAAGAAGATAGTCTTCCAAAAATACTAATAGTAACTGATATGCTTCTTACAGGATTTGACGCTCCAATATTACAGACAATGTATCTGGATAAACCAATTAAAGAACATATGTTGCTCCAGGCGGTTGCAAGAACTAACAGACCTTACAAAGATGTAAAAGAAGCAGGTTACATTGTAGATTATGTTGGAATGATTGATACCGAACTTAAGCATGCTTTAGAAATTTATGGTACAGATGAAATACAAGAAACCTTGTATGATATTGAATCCATGAAAAATGACTTTAATAAATTAATGGATGAAACTCTGGCAATTTTTAAAGGAATACCAAAGAATCAATATGATAGAGAAATCCTTCTTAATGCTATAGAAATTCTAACCACAGATGACGAGAATAGCGATATTTTCATAGAAAACTATCGTAATTTAAGGCGTTTATTTGAGTTCCTGGGCACCGATGCCATTGTATTGGATAGAAGAAATGAATTCAAATGGATATCTGCAATTTATAGTTATTACATGAAAATGGTAACTCGCGATCCATCTATGGATGAAACCGTGCGTAAATACTATGAAAAAACAATTAAATTTCTCCATAAGGCTACAGAATTTGAAGAATTTGAGAAAAATTTACCTGAGATTGAATTTGATGAATGTTACCTAGAAAATCTTAATCAAAGTACTGATAGTGATGAGGAAAGAGCTGCGAATATTGTTTTTGCTTTAAATAAGTTTGTATTAGTTAATAAGGAAAATAATCCAGTATATGAATCTGTAGCTGATAAAGTTGAACGTTTACGGGAAATGTGGAAAACAAGGGGAAAAGATTATAACAAACTTTATCAGGAGGGCGCTGAAATATTTAAGCAAATTCAAACAAGCTTTAAAAGACAGGAAAAGCTCGATTTATCTGATTTAGAGTATTCGATGCTATCAGTTCTGGAAAATAAATTTGGAAAAAATAAAGAGTTAATCCAGGATGTCGAAGACATTGATTCAATTATTGGAGAAGATGCATTTGATGGTTGGGTTGAACAGAGAGCCGTATACAAAAAAATAGAGGGGAATATACGTAGATTCATTCGTAAAAAATATTATAAAAAGTTTAACATGAATATGAATGATCTTGAGGAACTAAACAAGCAGATAATGGAAAAAGTTGAGAAATATGCCGAATAGGTTCAAAATTAAGGATTTGGAAGGCGATTACCAGGTTGTACGTCGTGATATTAAATATCCTCGTTTGGAATTAAAAACAGGTAATTTGATTTTAATAGTACCAAAAAAATATAAACAGCCTCAAAAATTGATAGAAGAACATCAAGAGTGGATATACAATAAATTTTCATTAATTAAAGAGTCAAAGGAAAGGGCAAATAAAAAAAAGCTTAATCATCAGCGAACAGAAGAAAAATTAAGAGAGCTTGTATCTTTATACGTTAAAAAAGATGCAACTAAATTGGGAGCAATGCCAAGCAGCGTACGCTTTCGCAATATGAATTCTAAATGGGGAAGTTGCAGTAACAAGAAAACTCTTACCCTAAACAAACTCCTTAAATATCTGCCTTATGATCTAATTGAATATGTAGTTTATCATGAAATGGTGCATCTTATAGAAAGAAAACATAATAAAAACTTTTGGAAGATAATTTCAGACAAATTCACTGATTACAAACAAAAAGAAGATGATTTAATGGATTATTGGTTTCTTATTAATTCAAATATAAAAAATAGGCGGTTATACAATGAATAAGACTTATTCTGGAATACCTTGTGACATTAAATGTCCTAAATGTGGTAATATGGCTGAAGAAACTGATAAGTCAGTTTCTGATCGTTTATATATTTATCAGGATTATAAATGCACTAAATGTGGAACAGTAACAACTAAAAGATTTAGGAAAATTGGATAATAAACTTTTTAGGTAAAAGTTTATTTACATTATTTTTTTATTTAAATAACTGAACTAACAAAGGCTATTTTGGGTATTGAACGTATTTAATGGTCAAAAACTAATAAAAATTATTCTAAGTTCAAAGTTATATTGATCATTAATATAAAATTATAAAGATTAACTATAGTTTTCAATTAATTAAAATTTTTCTTTAATGAGAAAGACTTGCCTTTTAAAGGGATGGAAAGTAAAGAATAGTTATTCGTTTCTTGACCGGGACCAATTGCAATATCTATGTGTTAATCTGGCATTTTCAGGTACTGTTTCACCTCCTTGCCAATATTGTTCAATATGGTCTAATGCAGCATCATCTATATCTATTATGCGTTGTCCACATATTTCACAAGTTGAATTAGCATCAAAACGTTCTTTTTTGAGTTCATGGGAGAAACATCTTGGTTTTTTGGCTTCAATATCTATTATATTCTCTAAAACATTCCTCCATTTGTCAAAACGTGTTCTAACAGCTTTAATCGTGTTAGTAGATATTTCAATAGAATCTATAAATTCTTGATCATTCGTCATTAAATCTATCCAGGCTTCTCTTATTAAATCCAAATTTTTATAAACTTTATTTTTATCAGCATTTGCAAATGTAAACATTAAAACTTCGTATAATGATTTATTAAACTGTCTACTTTCCCAATTTCCGTTAGGATCTTTTTCATCTCCTCTACGGAATCTTCTGAATGCTTGATCTCCAAATAAGGATCTTATTATGCCGACTGAGTTTTTAAAAGCATTTTTTAATTTTATGGATTCTTCATCCGAAATATTTTGATATATTTCCATTTCTCTATTCAAAAATTGTTTTGCAGGAGGTTTGTAATTGAGATATGTGGCATGATAAAATGCTGCAAACCTTAAAACCAGTTCAATATCTCTCATTCGTCTTTCGGGATTTTTAATTCCTAATATTTCTCTGAAATTTTTGTTTTCCGAAAGTTCTTTTAAAAGGATATTATAAGGCCCTCTATAAATGCAGTTTCTAAGTTCTTGATCATTTAAAGAAATAGCGCCAGTATTCAGTCTCTCAAATATTTCAAATTTTAAGTTTTTATCTGATTCTTTATTAAAGATTATAGTTCTTACGGAATATGAAATGATTTTGTCTTGTATATCTTCGTCTAAATCTGAAAATCGCTTTCCATTGAGTTCTTTAAGCACTTTAAGACCGTTCAATTTAAAATCAGATGTTTTATCTTTTGATTCTTTAAATTCCCCATCAATAAATGAAAAGAATGATGTCAGGCGCTGTTGGCCATCTATTACATAGTTTTCGTTGTTTTCTTCTTCAGATAAATAAATTATAGGTAATGGAATACCTAAAATCGCCGATTCTATTAATCTGCTGGCATTAGATTTATTCCAAATAAAATGACGTTGAAAGTCAGGTTGGAGAATTAATTTACCTTTTTTATACCTTTTATAAAGAGAATCTATCTCAGGATCTTTTTCTTTTGTATAAATTTTTCTTCTTAAGGGTTCAATATCATCTTCTATATTTTCATCATCTGTTTTTTCAAATTCTATCTCATCAAGATTCTCTAATTCATCCATTTTTACCACATTTTAAATTATAATTTACTTATATAAAAATTAAGAAGAATATTTAGTAATTATTCTTTATTATTCAACTTCGCATTAACAACTTCAATCTTATCCTTCCCATGATGTGCATAGGATAAATATTCAATGCATTAATGTTTATATCTATATAAAGTCCATAAACCATAATACTAAGTACTTATTAAACCACTATTCAAATAATCATTTAATTTGAATATCAATTTTTACACTGTGGAGGTTGTATAGTGACAAAAGAATGTTCAAACTGCGGCGCTCAAGTTGCAGAAAATGTTAAGTTTTGTACGCAGTGCGGTGGTAAAATGGGGCCGGAAGTGCTGAAATGCCCGAACTGTTCTGCAGAACTGCCTGAAGGCACTAAGTTTTGCATGGAGTGCGGTACCAAGGTCGAGGCCGAGCCAAGGGCTAAACCTAAAATTGAAAAAGCTCCAGAAGAGGCTGTTTGCCCTAAATGCCGTAAAAAGTTTCCAGCCGGTACTAAATTCTGCAAAGAATGCGGAACACCAATTAGGCCAAAAGTTTCACAGAAAAATAAACCTGAAGATGAGGTAGATAAGCTCATTAAAGAAGCCACAACTGCCGGTAAAGGTCTCCTGAAAGAGGCTGACAGCTTACTTAAAAGGTTCAGGTGAACCCTTTTTTCACTCCTTTTTTTATGTACTATACTAAATACGCTATTGCGCCTGATTTTGGGAAATTACAGAACTAATTTAAGTTTTTTCTAAATTTTTATATCTTGTTTTATTAATAAAACAGATCGCTTCATGAGCATTTCCTGTTTTATTGATATAACAGTTACCTTTATATACTCTTCCTGTTTTATTAATAAATAATGAGAATTGAGAATCACTTTGAGAAAATCAATAGTCTTGAGGGTACTCTTTCTAAACTGGAAAATGCTGAAGATCCTCAAAAATCATAGATTTTTGGGACACCACAATCGAAGATTGTGAATGCCATGAAACTATTGTAGAATTGTGTATGTTAATATCTTCACATTATATAAATGCAGCTCTGCATTATACTGGAAGACTCAGGTCAGATAAGGATATAAAACATAACAAACTTTCAGGTGTTCTTAAAAGGGAAGAATATTTTGATGAAAACAGCATTAAAATATCTGAACTTTTTAGAGAATTGGAAGAGATGAGGCCTAGTCAAGTATATGGCACTGGAAAAAACGGAAATACAGCTAAACTAGCTAAATCAATATATTTGCAGATTAAAGAATTTTGTGGGGAAATTCTAAATGTTTAAGAAAGCTGTGGATTTTTCTAGCAAAATAAATGGTTTTGAGGGAGTTCTCTCAATAATCCTCTTTGGTTCAGTTGCAAGGGGTGAATCGACAGCAGATTCTGATGTTGATATTGCTGTAATTTATTCTAAAAAAAAAGAAGAGATAGTAAGAAAAATTAACAGTATAAAACCTGAAGAATTCCAGTTAATTCACTTAAATATTGATGAATTAAAGGAAGAGCCAACATTAGTGGGAGCTTTATCTGGTGAAGGTATCCTGCTTTACGGCAGACCGGTAGCAGTTTCTCTGGAAGATATGGATTTGAAATCTAAAATGATAATTGCATATGATACTTCTAAACTGGATCAAAATGCAAGAAGTAAATTGAATAGGGCATTGTATGGGGGAAAATCCACATATATGAAAGATAATAAGAAGGAAACCAGGCTTTATAAAGGTATAGCTGAAGATATCCGTGCTGAAAAGATTGGTAAAAGTGTTTTAATCCTCGATAGAAAAAATTATCCTGAAATCACGAAGACACTGAAAAGATTCCAGGCTAAATGGAAGGAAATACCGATTTGGACTTATTGAATGGTTTAAATTATTGGATAGTGGCTGGCTTTTCACAAAGGAGTGAAGCAGACAAAAATCAAAGTTTTTTGGGTCGTGGCAGAAAAATCTTTGATTTTCTGCATTTTTTGATCCACCTTTTTTTGAAAAAAGCCCTCAAAAACTTTGTGTTTTGGGTGCCAAAAAATTCATAGAATTTTTTGAGCGGTGGAAGGGAATACCTGTTTGGACATACCAATTCTATTTTTTGCACCATGAAGTGTTCCATTTTCATGTATCATGAGTCTAGCAGGATCAATTACATTGAAATAAGTGTCATAAACTTTAATACTTTGATGCCCTAAATAATATTAGAGGTTTAAAATGAGAGAAGAAGTTTCTAACCTGGTGGAAACAGGCCCTGAAAGACCTGGAAAGTGCTTCTAAAAATTTTGAAATAAAAGAATATTATGTGGTGGCATTTTTATCTCAGCAGGCCACTGAAAAGGCGCTGAAGGCAATTTATATTCATACAGTTAAAGAATCTCCAGGTCCAACTCATTCGCTGCTTTTTTTGGGAAAAAGTGTTAAAATTCCAGATGAATTTTTTAGCG from Methanobacterium veterum harbors:
- a CDS encoding class I SAM-dependent DNA methyltransferase; protein product: MANTIKLPKWLEDRHTILWNTFKDNEFKMEDAINALEGTESGKKGVDKKGVTVVMSELRKAGWLNVSFDKEDSRKRIYNLKSKEQIIKEQLTLKEGKLTRSDIIAILKKAADLIRTRVDYKFILVLLFLKEISDKWDTEYERAYKEAIEDGLNEKEAAIEASEPSFHDFDLPEEYKWDNLRKDVENLPENFSNALKTIAEKNTQLKGVIDSFDFVEFTQSRENAEILRQLVELFSEKKLHNVDPDILGDAYEWILSYFAPQKAKEGEVYTPREVIKLLVEILDPKPEESVYDPASASNGMLIISHKHVKDNYGKDAADKLFLYGQEVNQKTLALGTMNLYIHDIKNANVAQGDTLLYPKFKEGNGVKQFDVVIANPPWNLDGFPEDTLKKGDFWKQRYSYGFVGKQSADWAWIQHMIASAKDNTGRIGIVIDNGALFRGGKEKKIRTSIIKEDLIDCVILLPEKLFYNTGAPGAIIVLNESKSEVRKGKVLFINASQEFEQHPEVRKLKILGEDNIKKVAEIYREFNDNDGFAKVITLEEIKENDYNLNVSLYAFPEDKIEDIDIAKEWEDLKKLELELQAIDEKVRGYLEEVL
- a CDS encoding restriction endonuclease subunit S; this encodes MECKTTTIGAIPVDWDLKRVKDIFDVKTGTTPSTKKQEYWEDGTITWITPADMSKLDGISIKDSNRKVTKKALKENNLNLIPKKSIILSTRAPVGYVALNIEESTFNQGCKGLVPKNPDTTDTLFYSYYLLSKNNRLQQLSGGSTFKELAKDTLMKFDLPVPSIHEQRKIAEILSVTDQAIQKSDEIITKTERFKKGIMQKLLTRGIGHNEYKSTKIGEIPVDWNLVSLMEIADNESDIVAGPFGSNLKVSDYTKEGVPIIRLQNIERNQFVNKDIKFTSQEKAKELKYHSFKAGDIVLAKLGDPIGKTCLVPSFLKEGLIVADVVRIRPSSKKANKIFIEYVLNSVAVSNQFKMETIGSTRPRVNLSQVRKLKIPLPRLNEQEKIGEILLNVDKKLEFENKRKLKFEKVKKGLMNDFLTGHKRVKLDT
- a CDS encoding type I restriction endonuclease subunit R, translated to MSGFDEEMLEDYVIEQFEKDGWKFVKSAFLNRDTNEDILLESDLMRAIKRINHNKDLDDDEIIQAIKELKLKPSTSEGLKQVLNMLKYGVTIVSKRGREIKKINLFDFSNIKLNEYIVSRQVIYHGKEEIRTDVMLYVNGIPLANIELKNPASFSETWYNAYLQIKGYEKDVPELYKYVQIGVAAEQNALYFPIVPQLEDVNKSEWKEDDADPVNSVIKMLSKERILDLIRNYIFIREEAGMGTKVIARYMQYQASERIVNRVLNQMEGIDDKKNGLIWHWQGSGKTLTMIFAANKLYHLQKLENPSIFFILDRLDLENQLYQEFTALDSIHPEIIHNIDELKSLILHDEYKGKKGIFITIMQRFKPGQLDKVQEDLEKLEEMDKNTISSRENVITFIDEGHRTQYGTLAGQMRKILKSGFFFAFTGTPIAKKEKDTYNKFAYPSDNEAYLHRYFIIESIKDGFTLKIVYKPIVERDIRLDKNSIKAFSEVEFDELPEEIQDDVEIRVKSKLNAINVFLENPKRIEKVAKDIADNFKENLDGKFKAMVVAATRSACVQYKRALDKFLPPEYSEVIMTYHKIKDPQANQIIKEYEEELKTKYNRKNTEDIKKEVIENFKEEDSLPKILIVTDMLLTGFDAPILQTMYLDKPIKEHMLLQAVARTNRPYKDVKEAGYIVDYVGMIDTELKHALEIYGTDEIQETLYDIESMKNDFNKLMDETLAIFKGIPKNQYDREILLNAIEILTTDDENSDIFIENYRNLRRLFEFLGTDAIVLDRRNEFKWISAIYSYYMKMVTRDPSMDETVRKYYEKTIKFLHKATEFEEFEKNLPEIEFDECYLENLNQSTDSDEERAANIVFALNKFVLVNKENNPVYESVADKVERLREMWKTRGKDYNKLYQEGAEIFKQIQTSFKRQEKLDLSDLEYSMLSVLENKFGKNKELIQDVEDIDSIIGEDAFDGWVEQRAVYKKIEGNIRRFIRKKYYKKFNMNMNDLEELNKQIMEKVEKYAE
- a CDS encoding M48 family metallopeptidase; its protein translation is MPNRFKIKDLEGDYQVVRRDIKYPRLELKTGNLILIVPKKYKQPQKLIEEHQEWIYNKFSLIKESKERANKKKLNHQRTEEKLRELVSLYVKKDATKLGAMPSSVRFRNMNSKWGSCSNKKTLTLNKLLKYLPYDLIEYVVYHEMVHLIERKHNKNFWKIISDKFTDYKQKEDDLMDYWFLINSNIKNRRLYNE
- a CDS encoding GmrSD restriction endonuclease domain-containing protein, with amino-acid sequence MDELENLDEIEFEKTDDENIEDDIEPLRRKIYTKEKDPEIDSLYKRYKKGKLILQPDFQRHFIWNKSNASRLIESAILGIPLPIIYLSEEENNENYVIDGQQRLTSFFSFIDGEFKESKDKTSDFKLNGLKVLKELNGKRFSDLDEDIQDKIISYSVRTIIFNKESDKNLKFEIFERLNTGAISLNDQELRNCIYRGPYNILLKELSENKNFREILGIKNPERRMRDIELVLRFAAFYHATYLNYKPPAKQFLNREMEIYQNISDEESIKLKNAFKNSVGIIRSLFGDQAFRRFRRGDEKDPNGNWESRQFNKSLYEVLMFTFANADKNKVYKNLDLIREAWIDLMTNDQEFIDSIEISTNTIKAVRTRFDKWRNVLENIIDIEAKKPRCFSHELKKERFDANSTCEICGQRIIDIDDAALDHIEQYWQGGETVPENARLTHRYCNWSRSRNE
- a CDS encoding zinc ribbon domain-containing protein, producing MTKECSNCGAQVAENVKFCTQCGGKMGPEVLKCPNCSAELPEGTKFCMECGTKVEAEPRAKPKIEKAPEEAVCPKCRKKFPAGTKFCKECGTPIRPKVSQKNKPEDEVDKLIKEATTAGKGLLKEADSLLKRFR
- a CDS encoding nucleotidyltransferase domain-containing protein; translation: MFKKAVDFSSKINGFEGVLSIILFGSVARGESTADSDVDIAVIYSKKKEEIVRKINSIKPEEFQLIHLNIDELKEEPTLVGALSGEGILLYGRPVAVSLEDMDLKSKMIIAYDTSKLDQNARSKLNRALYGGKSTYMKDNKKETRLYKGIAEDIRAEKIGKSVLILDRKNYPEITKTLKRFQAKWKEIPIWTY
- a CDS encoding HEPN domain-containing protein, which gives rise to MKEYYVVAFLSQQATEKALKAIYIHTVKESPGPTHSLLFLGKSVKIPDEFFSGLRKLSPDFVITLYPDAVNEIPYELYDDEIAKERLKIAEGVVKWVKKELKN